The Aggregicoccus sp. 17bor-14 genome has a window encoding:
- a CDS encoding SAM-dependent methyltransferase, with amino-acid sequence MLPPTPEAPQPQRTVHCTDALAWLEAQGTLAGCSVVTSLPDVSELSGMALPDWKRWFVGAARLVLARVPEDGVALFYQTDIKPDGVWVDKGYLCSRAAEEAGFETLFHKVVCRKPAGTVTWGRPSYSHLLCFSRGVRANLAHATADVLPELGEMTWTKAMGVSACVAACRFILQHTSTRTVVDPFCGLGTALAVANALGLDAVGVELSPKRARRARNLRVQLP; translated from the coding sequence GTGCTCCCTCCCACCCCCGAAGCCCCCCAGCCCCAGCGCACCGTGCACTGCACGGACGCGCTCGCGTGGCTCGAGGCGCAAGGGACGCTCGCCGGCTGCTCGGTGGTCACCTCGCTGCCGGACGTGTCGGAGCTGTCCGGGATGGCGCTGCCCGACTGGAAGCGCTGGTTCGTGGGCGCGGCCCGGCTCGTGCTCGCGCGCGTCCCCGAGGACGGCGTCGCGCTCTTCTACCAGACGGACATCAAGCCGGATGGCGTCTGGGTGGACAAGGGCTACCTGTGCAGTCGCGCCGCCGAGGAGGCCGGCTTCGAGACGCTGTTCCACAAGGTGGTGTGCCGCAAGCCCGCGGGCACCGTCACCTGGGGCCGCCCCTCCTACTCGCACCTGCTGTGCTTCTCGCGCGGCGTGCGCGCGAACCTCGCGCACGCCACCGCGGACGTGCTGCCCGAGCTGGGCGAGATGACCTGGACCAAGGCCATGGGCGTCTCGGCCTGCGTGGCCGCCTGCCGCTTCATCCTCCAGCACACCTCCACCCGCACGGTGGTGGACCCCTTCTGCGGCCTGGGCACCGCGCTCGCGGTGGCCAACGCGCTGGGGCTGGACGCGGTCGGCGTGGAGCTCTCGCCCAAGCGCGCCCGGCGCGCGCGAAACCTGCGCGTGCAGCTGCCATGA